The Takifugu flavidus isolate HTHZ2018 chromosome 21, ASM371156v2, whole genome shotgun sequence genome has a window encoding:
- the ppt1 gene encoding palmitoyl-protein thioesterase 1 isoform X2, which produces MTDVLLGLLLAAPVLLVTGGPVSVKDHNGTTPLVIWHGMGDNCCNPLSMGAVKKMLEEDIPGIHVLSLMVGKNMIEDTENGFFKDVNEQVSMVCSQLAQDPHLKGGYNAMGFSQGAQFLRAVAQRCPSPPMKTLISVGGQHQGVYGLPRCPGESSTVCDFIRKALNNGAYTELIQKHLVQAQYWHDPLNDDLYKKHSLFLADINQERVVNETYKKNLQLLEKFVMVKFLQDSMVDPVDSEWFGFLKSGQAKETETLQESVLYKEDRLGLAAMDAAGKLVFLATQGDHLQFTREWFNQNLLPYLR; this is translated from the exons ATGACAGACGTCCTTCTGGGCCTTTTGCTGGCTGCTCCAGTGCTGCTGGTCACTGGGGGCCCAGTTTCTGTGAAGGACCACAACGGGACCACCCCACTGGTGATCTGGCATGGAATGG GGGACAACTGCTGTAATCCTCTCAGCATGGGGGCGGTGAAGAAGATGCTGGAGGAAGACATCCCTGGGATCCACGTGCTCTCACTAATGGTTGGAAAGAACATGATTgag gacacagaaaatggatttttcaaGGACGTGAATGAGCAGGTGTCCATGGTGTGCAGCCAGCTGGCTCAGGACCCCCACTTGAAGGGAGGATACAATGCTATGGGCTTCTCCCAGGGGGCACAATTTCT GAGAGCTGTGGCTCAGCGATGTCCCTCCCCACCAATGAAAACACTCATCTCAGTTGGTGGTCAGCACCAAG GTGTTTACGGGCTGCCCAGGTGTCCCGGAGAGAGCTCGACAGTGTGTGATTTCATTCGTAAAGCTCTGAACAATGGAGCCTACACGGAGCTCATTCAGAAACA CCTGGTGCAGGCGCAGTACTGGCACGACCCCTTAAACGATGACCTGTACAAGAAGCACAGTCTGTTCCTGGCCGACATCAACCAGGAGAGG GTCGTAAATGAGACGTATAAGAAGAACCTTCAGTTACTGGAGAAGTTCGTCATGGTGAAATTCCTGCAGGATTCTATGGTGGATCCCGTTGACAGcgag TGGTTTGGCTTCCTGAAGTCTGGACAGGCCAAGGAGACAGAAACTCTGCAGGAGAGCGTCCTCTACAAAGAG GACCGACTCGGCCTGGCCGCCATGGACGCAGCTGGAAAACTGGTCTTTCTGGCCACGCAGGGAGATCATCTCCAGTTCACCAGGGAGTGGTTCAACCAGAACCTGCTGCCATATTTGCGTTAG
- the ppt1 gene encoding palmitoyl-protein thioesterase 1 isoform X1: protein MLLLIGARGRAAMMNRPNIANWSKMTDVLLGLLLAAPVLLVTGGPVSVKDHNGTTPLVIWHGMGDNCCNPLSMGAVKKMLEEDIPGIHVLSLMVGKNMIEDTENGFFKDVNEQVSMVCSQLAQDPHLKGGYNAMGFSQGAQFLRAVAQRCPSPPMKTLISVGGQHQGVYGLPRCPGESSTVCDFIRKALNNGAYTELIQKHLVQAQYWHDPLNDDLYKKHSLFLADINQERVVNETYKKNLQLLEKFVMVKFLQDSMVDPVDSEWFGFLKSGQAKETETLQESVLYKEDRLGLAAMDAAGKLVFLATQGDHLQFTREWFNQNLLPYLR from the exons atgctgctgctgatagGCGCGAGGGGCCGTGCGGCTATGATGAATAGACCCAATATCGCGAACT GGTCCAAAATGACAGACGTCCTTCTGGGCCTTTTGCTGGCTGCTCCAGTGCTGCTGGTCACTGGGGGCCCAGTTTCTGTGAAGGACCACAACGGGACCACCCCACTGGTGATCTGGCATGGAATGG GGGACAACTGCTGTAATCCTCTCAGCATGGGGGCGGTGAAGAAGATGCTGGAGGAAGACATCCCTGGGATCCACGTGCTCTCACTAATGGTTGGAAAGAACATGATTgag gacacagaaaatggatttttcaaGGACGTGAATGAGCAGGTGTCCATGGTGTGCAGCCAGCTGGCTCAGGACCCCCACTTGAAGGGAGGATACAATGCTATGGGCTTCTCCCAGGGGGCACAATTTCT GAGAGCTGTGGCTCAGCGATGTCCCTCCCCACCAATGAAAACACTCATCTCAGTTGGTGGTCAGCACCAAG GTGTTTACGGGCTGCCCAGGTGTCCCGGAGAGAGCTCGACAGTGTGTGATTTCATTCGTAAAGCTCTGAACAATGGAGCCTACACGGAGCTCATTCAGAAACA CCTGGTGCAGGCGCAGTACTGGCACGACCCCTTAAACGATGACCTGTACAAGAAGCACAGTCTGTTCCTGGCCGACATCAACCAGGAGAGG GTCGTAAATGAGACGTATAAGAAGAACCTTCAGTTACTGGAGAAGTTCGTCATGGTGAAATTCCTGCAGGATTCTATGGTGGATCCCGTTGACAGcgag TGGTTTGGCTTCCTGAAGTCTGGACAGGCCAAGGAGACAGAAACTCTGCAGGAGAGCGTCCTCTACAAAGAG GACCGACTCGGCCTGGCCGCCATGGACGCAGCTGGAAAACTGGTCTTTCTGGCCACGCAGGGAGATCATCTCCAGTTCACCAGGGAGTGGTTCAACCAGAACCTGCTGCCATATTTGCGTTAG
- the LOC130518816 gene encoding ras-related GTP-binding protein C-like yields the protein MSIPYEDPTLVGSYDVVGSFPKSFGYGVDEADMEEGFSSEEKPRILLMGLRRSGKSSIQKVVFHKMSPNETLFLESTNKIYKDDISSTSFVNFQIWDFPGQVDFFDPTFDSEMIFKGTGALIFVIDAQDDYVEALGRLHLTVSRAYKVNPDINFEVFIHKVDGLSDDHKIATQRDIHQRANDDLADASLEKLHLSFYLTSIYDHSIFEAFSKVVQKLIPQLPTLENLLNIFISHSGIEKAFLFDVVSKIYIATDSSPVDMQSYELCCDMIDVVIDVSCIYGLLQDGSGCAYDKESLAIIKLNNTTVLYLKEVTKFLALVCILREESFERKGLIEYNFHCFRKAIHEVFEVGVSSPRCGRSSRRSLNYARLNGSVV from the exons ATGTCGATTCCGTACGAGGACCCCACCTTAGTGGGAAGTTATGACGTTGTCGGCTCGTTTCCTAAAAGTTTTGGCTATGGGGTGGATGAGGCAGACATGGAGGAAGGCTTCTCATCAGAGGAAAAACCCAGAATATTGTTGATGGgactgaggcggagtggaaaGTCCTCCATCCAGAAG GTGGTTTTCCATAAGATGTCCCCAAATGAGACGCTCTTTCTCGAGAGCACCAACAAAATCTACAAGGACGACATCTCCAGCACCTCCTTTGTCAACTTCCAGATCTGGGACTTTCCTGGTCAGGTGGACTTCTTTGACCCCACGTTTGACAGCGAGATGATCTTCAAAGGAACCGGAGCTTTGATCTTTGTCATCGACGCTCAG GACGACTACGTGGAGGCTCTGGGTCGGTTGCATCTCACCGTGTCTCGCGCCTACAAGGTGAACCCTGACATCAACTTTGAGGTGTTCATCCATAAGGTCGACGGTCTGTCAGACGACCACAAAATAGCAACACAGCGAGACATTCATCAGAGAGCCAACGATGATCTGGCAGACGCCAGCCTGGAAAAGCTCCACCTCAG CTTCTATTTGACGAGCATCTATGATCACTCCATATTCGAGGCCTTCAGTAAAGTGGTGCAGAAGTTAATTCCTCAGTTACCAACCTTGGAGAACCTTCTCAACATCTTCATCTCT CATTCTGGGATTGAGAAGGCCTTCCTGTTTGATGTTGTTAGTAAAATTTACATCGCCACCGACAGCTCTCCTGTGGACATGCAGTCCTACGAACTGTGCTGCGATATGATCGATGTGGTCATCGACGTCTCCTGCATCTACGG GCTCCTGCAGGACGGCAGCGGCTGCGCTTATGACAAGGAGTCGCTAGCCATCATCAAGCTCAACAACACCACCGTTCTTTATCTGAAGGAGGTCACAAAGTTCCTGGCGCTCGTCTGCATCCTCAGAGAGGAGAGCTTCGAACGAAAAG GTTTGATCGAGTACAACTTCCACTGTTTCCGTAAGGCCATCCACGAGGTGTTTGAGGTGGGCGTGTCCTCGCCGCGGTGCGGCCGCTCGTCCAGGAGGAGCCTGAATTACGCCAGGTTGAATGGGAGCGTGGTGTGA
- the LOC130518817 gene encoding four and a half LIM domains protein 3-like isoform X1 has translation MSSWKTHARASDAPPPSTWTRQKARQQREEGGAVWNGCSAFTHQPRARQAVCSWQREDFNHQRGSGSSSRLIEVLLRHLINFTQTGKVASDAMSDQFSCKNCQESLCGRKYIQVEDRPHCISCYERLYANTCQECKELIGHNAKELSYEDRYYHAHCFRCFHCERSLADQPFTSQGDALVCSDCYGSRFSSKCSACDQTVTPGSRMLEYDGSTWHEDCFACHGCGKAIGTEAFIPDKNNYYCVPCYEGRVAPQCSHCKQALTKGGVTYKDEVWHKECFLCTGCSAPLAGQPFTSQGESPYCIRCFSSLYAKKCAGCNTAITGFGDGKYVSFEDRQWHQPCFKCSRCSVSLVGSGFFPDRGHILCMDCNNDD, from the exons ATgagcagctggaaaacacacgcacgcgcctCTGACGCGCCTCCACCGTCTACCTGGACCCGGCAGAAGGCGCGGCAGCagcgggaggagggaggggccgTTTGGAACGGCTGCTCCGCTTTTACGCACCAGCCTCGGGCGCGTCAGGCAGTGTGCAGCTGGCAGCGGGAGGATTTTAACCATCAGCGTGGATCCGGATCCTCCAGCCGCTTAATTGAGGTACTTTTGCGCCACTTAATCAATTTCACGCAGACTGGAAAAGTGG CTTCAGACGCCATGAGCGACCAGTTCAGCTGCAAAAACTGCCAGGAGTCCCTCTGTGGACGCAAATACATCCAGGTGGAGGACCGGCCTCACTGCATCTCCTGCTACGAGCGCCTGTACGCCAACACCTGCCAGGAGTGTAAAGAGCTCATCGGCCACAACGCGAAG gAGCTCTCCTACGAGGACAGATATTACCACGCGCACTGTTTCCGCTGCTTCCACTGCGAGCGATCTCTGGCCGACCAGCCGTTCACCAGCCAGGGCGACGCGCTGGTGTGCAGCGACTGCTACGGCAGCCGCTTCTCCTCCAAATGCTCGGCCTGCGACCAGACGGTCACGCCAG GCTCTCGGATGTTGGAGTACGACGGTTCCACGTGGCACGAGGACTGTTTTGCGTGTCACGGCTGTGGGAAAGCGATCGGTACCGAGGCCTTCATCCCTGACAAGAACAACTACTACTGCGTGCCTTGTTACGAGGGCAGGGTCGCTCCCCAGTGCAGCCACTGCAAACAG GCGCTGACTAAAGGAGGCGTGACCTACAAGGACGAGGTGTGGCATAAGGAGTGCTTTCTGTGCACGGGCTGCAGCGCTCCGCTGGCGGGTCAGCCCTTCACGTCCCAGGGAGAGAGTCCCTACTGCATCCGCTGCTTCAGCAGCCTTTACGCCAAGAAATGCGCCGGCTGCAACACGGCCATCACAG GCTTTGGAGATGGGAAGTACGTCTCCTTTGAGGACCGGCAGTGGCACCAGCCATGCTTCAAGTGCTCCCGCTGTTCCGTGTCGCTGGTGGGCTCGGGCTTCTTCCCCGACCGCGGTCACATCCTGTGTATGGACTGTAACAACGACGACTGA
- the LOC130518817 gene encoding four and a half LIM domains protein 3-like isoform X2 encodes MSDQFSCKNCQESLCGRKYIQVEDRPHCISCYERLYANTCQECKELIGHNAKELSYEDRYYHAHCFRCFHCERSLADQPFTSQGDALVCSDCYGSRFSSKCSACDQTVTPGSRMLEYDGSTWHEDCFACHGCGKAIGTEAFIPDKNNYYCVPCYEGRVAPQCSHCKQALTKGGVTYKDEVWHKECFLCTGCSAPLAGQPFTSQGESPYCIRCFSSLYAKKCAGCNTAITGFGDGKYVSFEDRQWHQPCFKCSRCSVSLVGSGFFPDRGHILCMDCNNDD; translated from the exons ATGAGCGACCAGTTCAGCTGCAAAAACTGCCAGGAGTCCCTCTGTGGACGCAAATACATCCAGGTGGAGGACCGGCCTCACTGCATCTCCTGCTACGAGCGCCTGTACGCCAACACCTGCCAGGAGTGTAAAGAGCTCATCGGCCACAACGCGAAG gAGCTCTCCTACGAGGACAGATATTACCACGCGCACTGTTTCCGCTGCTTCCACTGCGAGCGATCTCTGGCCGACCAGCCGTTCACCAGCCAGGGCGACGCGCTGGTGTGCAGCGACTGCTACGGCAGCCGCTTCTCCTCCAAATGCTCGGCCTGCGACCAGACGGTCACGCCAG GCTCTCGGATGTTGGAGTACGACGGTTCCACGTGGCACGAGGACTGTTTTGCGTGTCACGGCTGTGGGAAAGCGATCGGTACCGAGGCCTTCATCCCTGACAAGAACAACTACTACTGCGTGCCTTGTTACGAGGGCAGGGTCGCTCCCCAGTGCAGCCACTGCAAACAG GCGCTGACTAAAGGAGGCGTGACCTACAAGGACGAGGTGTGGCATAAGGAGTGCTTTCTGTGCACGGGCTGCAGCGCTCCGCTGGCGGGTCAGCCCTTCACGTCCCAGGGAGAGAGTCCCTACTGCATCCGCTGCTTCAGCAGCCTTTACGCCAAGAAATGCGCCGGCTGCAACACGGCCATCACAG GCTTTGGAGATGGGAAGTACGTCTCCTTTGAGGACCGGCAGTGGCACCAGCCATGCTTCAAGTGCTCCCGCTGTTCCGTGTCGCTGGTGGGCTCGGGCTTCTTCCCCGACCGCGGTCACATCCTGTGTATGGACTGTAACAACGACGACTGA